In a genomic window of Pseudoxanthomonas indica:
- a CDS encoding alpha/beta hydrolase family protein encodes MSINAWKWAALLGGLVVAPAWAQVIPVEDFSKDYEFSDVSISPDGKYVAMGVPAANGTETQLQIVPLDGSASVQALRFTKQQHVTDIVWASDEQIVVSRAEKEPLREQLVSRGELMSSDIRGKNQEVLFAYIPDDGIRAGRRKDQGFAEVDMVLRNEPGSLLVNFTCWRSVCGEENPTVIYKVDARTGSRKEVERSPQPAVFWYDRTGRARLRKTTDKEDNPVLFYRPTAASDWESVPKTLAGFTFGGVSFEADGNTAYGVISDNREPGKMYRVDFASGTRTLLAGRDDVQIGQVLRAGRDGVPFGVTYDADKPSVRYFDNGSEWAKLHSGLLKAFSGKMITLVDFSGDNRKVLFGAWSDRVPPAYYVLDRDTNKVQMIGEVAPWFKAESMATTRPIEFTAPDGLKLFGFYTSRSNAAGPQPMVVVPHGGPYGVYDSWGFDRDAQFLASRGYAVLQINFRGSGGRGDKFEKLGYREWGGKMMDDIAAGVRWTVENKLADANRICIYGSSFGGYAALMNPIRYPDLYKCAIGYVGVYDLKVMHEEGDITERKAGRRYLDRVLGNDEATLIANSPARNVAKIKVPVMLVQGKLDRRVPMDQFNALESSFKKAGVPVETMVVSGEGHGFVKPENITELNKRVAAFLDRHIGPGTAAAPASTSPPVAQTQN; translated from the coding sequence GTGTCTATCAACGCATGGAAGTGGGCGGCCCTGTTGGGCGGCCTGGTAGTGGCGCCTGCCTGGGCGCAGGTCATTCCGGTCGAGGACTTCTCGAAGGACTACGAATTCAGTGATGTCAGCATCTCACCCGACGGCAAGTACGTGGCCATGGGTGTTCCTGCTGCCAATGGCACCGAAACACAGCTGCAGATTGTGCCGCTGGATGGCAGTGCGAGCGTGCAGGCACTGCGTTTCACCAAGCAGCAACATGTGACCGACATCGTATGGGCAAGCGATGAGCAGATTGTCGTATCCCGCGCCGAAAAGGAGCCATTACGCGAGCAACTGGTCAGCCGTGGAGAATTGATGTCCTCCGACATCCGGGGCAAGAACCAGGAAGTGCTTTTCGCGTACATCCCGGATGATGGCATCCGTGCAGGGCGCCGCAAGGATCAAGGCTTCGCAGAAGTAGACATGGTGCTGAGGAATGAGCCTGGCTCTTTGCTTGTCAACTTTACCTGCTGGCGAAGTGTATGCGGCGAAGAGAACCCGACAGTGATTTACAAGGTCGATGCGCGCACGGGCTCGCGCAAGGAAGTCGAACGCTCTCCGCAACCGGCAGTATTCTGGTACGACCGGACCGGGCGCGCGCGCCTGCGCAAGACGACCGACAAGGAAGACAACCCGGTCCTTTTCTACCGGCCGACCGCCGCGTCGGATTGGGAATCTGTACCCAAGACACTTGCCGGTTTCACTTTTGGCGGGGTCTCCTTCGAAGCTGATGGCAACACGGCTTACGGAGTGATTTCCGACAACCGCGAGCCTGGCAAGATGTATCGCGTCGATTTCGCCTCTGGCACCCGGACCCTGCTCGCCGGACGCGACGATGTGCAGATCGGACAGGTGTTGCGAGCTGGACGTGACGGTGTCCCTTTTGGCGTGACGTACGACGCCGACAAGCCCTCAGTGCGCTACTTCGACAATGGTTCTGAATGGGCCAAGTTGCATTCCGGCCTGCTGAAGGCCTTCTCGGGCAAGATGATCACGCTGGTCGATTTCAGCGGCGACAATCGCAAGGTCTTGTTCGGTGCTTGGTCTGATCGTGTGCCCCCTGCTTACTACGTACTCGACAGGGATACCAACAAGGTTCAGATGATTGGCGAGGTAGCACCTTGGTTCAAAGCCGAGTCAATGGCGACAACCCGACCGATCGAGTTCACTGCGCCAGACGGGTTGAAGTTGTTCGGGTTCTACACATCCCGGTCCAACGCTGCGGGGCCGCAGCCCATGGTGGTGGTACCTCACGGCGGTCCTTACGGCGTCTACGACAGTTGGGGATTTGATCGCGATGCCCAGTTCCTCGCCAGTCGCGGCTACGCTGTTCTGCAGATCAATTTCCGCGGCTCGGGCGGGCGCGGCGACAAGTTCGAAAAGCTCGGCTATCGCGAATGGGGCGGCAAGATGATGGACGACATCGCCGCTGGCGTGAGGTGGACAGTGGAAAACAAGCTGGCCGATGCGAACCGCATCTGCATTTACGGCTCAAGCTTTGGTGGCTATGCCGCATTGATGAATCCCATCCGTTATCCCGACCTGTACAAGTGCGCCATCGGCTACGTTGGTGTCTACGACCTCAAGGTCATGCATGAGGAGGGAGACATCACCGAGCGCAAGGCCGGTCGCCGCTATCTGGACCGCGTGCTGGGCAATGACGAGGCGACCCTGATCGCCAATTCACCTGCTCGCAACGTTGCCAAGATCAAGGTGCCCGTCATGCTGGTACAGGGCAAGCTGGATCGTCGCGTTCCCATGGATCAGTTCAATGCCCTGGAAAGTTCCTTCAAGAAGGCCGGGGTACCGGTGGAAACCATGGTGGTCTCGGGCGAAGGCCACGGCTTCGTCAAGCCGGAAAACATTACTGAACTGAACAAACGCGTTGCAGCATTCCTGGACCGGCATATTGGTCCAGGTACCGCGGCAGCGCCGGCGTCCACTTCACCGCCGGTCGCGCAAACACAAAATTGA
- the mdtD gene encoding multidrug transporter subunit MdtD, whose amino-acid sequence MKETLPPATPTPGSPPAGTAPVEPPPPLIALRPLLWLVAAGVFMQMLDSTIVNTALPSMARDLNQSPLKMQAVVVAYSLTVAMLIPASGWLADRFGTRRLFILAIAVFTLGSLACALAQTLPQLVASRVLQGVGGAMLLPIGRLAVLRAVPRKDFLAAMSFVTVPGLIGPLIGPTLGGWLAEVASWHWIFLINLPLGVLGTLAALRWMPDLRGPQMRFDAWGYVLLAFGMVAISLSLDSLSEQDARRGFMLVLLVFGLAGLVAYWLHAARAPRPLFSLALFKVPSFSIGLLGNLFSRMGSSGMPFLIPLMLQVALGYSPMNAGLMMIPAALAGMGSKRIVVPLVHRLGYRKVLVGNTILVGLAMASFAFISPEWPLWLHLIQFACFGAVNSLQFTAMNTLALRDLDGDLASSGNSLLSMTMMLAMSIGVAVAGSLLGVFGNEALHPLRDQALGAFRWTFVCVGLITMASAAIFAQLPPTRRIPPASVKRADAA is encoded by the coding sequence ATGAAGGAAACCCTGCCGCCCGCCACGCCAACGCCTGGAAGTCCTCCGGCGGGTACGGCGCCGGTGGAGCCACCACCGCCGCTGATCGCCTTGCGGCCGTTGCTGTGGCTGGTGGCCGCCGGCGTCTTCATGCAGATGCTGGACAGCACCATCGTCAATACGGCCTTGCCGTCGATGGCGCGCGATCTCAACCAGTCGCCATTGAAGATGCAGGCGGTGGTGGTGGCCTATTCGCTGACCGTGGCCATGCTGATTCCCGCCTCGGGCTGGCTGGCGGATCGGTTCGGCACGCGCCGTCTTTTCATCCTTGCCATTGCGGTGTTCACGCTGGGCTCGTTGGCTTGTGCGCTTGCGCAAACGCTGCCGCAATTGGTTGCCTCGCGCGTGCTGCAGGGCGTGGGCGGCGCGATGCTGCTGCCGATTGGCCGGCTGGCGGTACTGCGGGCGGTGCCGCGCAAGGATTTCCTGGCGGCGATGAGCTTTGTCACCGTGCCGGGCCTGATAGGGCCGTTGATTGGTCCGACCCTGGGTGGCTGGCTGGCCGAAGTGGCGTCATGGCACTGGATCTTCCTGATCAACCTGCCGCTGGGCGTGCTCGGTACGCTGGCGGCATTGCGCTGGATGCCGGACCTGCGCGGGCCGCAGATGCGCTTTGATGCGTGGGGCTATGTGCTGCTTGCCTTCGGCATGGTCGCGATTTCGCTATCACTGGACAGCCTGAGCGAGCAGGATGCGCGTCGCGGCTTCATGCTGGTGCTGCTGGTATTCGGCCTGGCCGGCCTGGTCGCGTATTGGCTGCATGCCGCGCGCGCGCCGCGGCCGTTGTTCTCGCTGGCCTTGTTCAAGGTGCCGAGCTTCAGCATCGGACTGCTCGGCAATCTGTTCTCGCGCATGGGCAGCAGCGGCATGCCGTTCCTGATCCCGCTGATGCTGCAGGTGGCACTGGGCTATTCACCGATGAATGCCGGTTTGATGATGATTCCCGCCGCGCTGGCCGGCATGGGATCCAAGCGCATCGTGGTGCCGCTGGTGCATCGGCTGGGCTATCGCAAGGTGCTGGTGGGCAACACGATCCTGGTGGGTCTGGCGATGGCCAGCTTCGCCTTCATCTCGCCGGAGTGGCCGTTGTGGCTGCACCTGATCCAGTTTGCCTGCTTTGGCGCGGTCAACTCGCTGCAGTTCACCGCCATGAACACCTTGGCGCTGCGTGATCTGGACGGTGACCTGGCCAGCAGCGGCAACAGCCTGTTATCGATGACCATGATGCTGGCCATGAGTATCGGTGTGGCCGTGGCCGGCAGCCTGCTGGGCGTGTTTGGTAACGAGGCCCTGCACCCGCTGCGCGATCAGGCGCTGGGCGCATTCCGCTGGACGTTTGTCTGCGTGGGCTTGATCACGATGGCCTCGGCCGCGATATTTGCGCAGTTGCCACCGACAAGGCGCATTCCGCCGGCGAGCGTGAAGCGGGCCGATGCGGCGTAG
- a CDS encoding carboxylate-amine ligase produces MAHHPYTFGLEEEYFLVRRNRRRLRHMPKTFFARCHEALGERVGSELLQTQVEVQTGVHHGIDAARADLFNLRATVGRIAAEQGLSILAAGTHPMGVWRDQVSTDKPHYDRVMQQLQMLGHRNLVCGLHVHVQPADTSARIDLLKRLQPFLPLLLALSTSSPFWMGHPTGLMGYRQTAYQEIPRTGLPPLFADQAGYDRYVARMVQSGTIENASFLWWAIRPSLAFPTLELRVPDCCTHADDALAIAQLFRCLVRYLERNPQRHAGLDAGVQAIIAENLWRAQRHGYNAGLIDLASGKLVSVREMLRNTQGAVEDDIDALQAAPAFERLWQILEEGTSAHHQLAIYNERLRAGDGRLDALQAVVDWLGEASIAGTSATAPRPDQ; encoded by the coding sequence TTGGCACATCATCCGTACACCTTCGGGCTGGAAGAAGAGTACTTTCTGGTTCGCCGCAATCGTCGGCGCCTGCGGCACATGCCCAAGACCTTCTTCGCGCGCTGCCACGAGGCGCTGGGCGAGCGCGTGGGCAGCGAACTCCTGCAGACCCAGGTGGAAGTGCAGACCGGTGTGCATCACGGTATCGACGCCGCGCGCGCCGACCTGTTCAACCTGCGCGCCACGGTCGGCCGCATCGCCGCCGAACAGGGCCTGTCCATTCTCGCCGCGGGCACCCACCCGATGGGCGTGTGGCGCGATCAGGTCAGTACCGACAAACCGCACTACGACCGGGTGATGCAGCAACTGCAGATGCTCGGTCACCGCAATCTGGTGTGTGGCCTGCACGTGCATGTGCAGCCCGCCGATACCAGCGCGCGCATCGATTTGTTGAAGCGCCTGCAACCGTTTCTGCCACTGCTGCTGGCGCTCAGTACGTCGTCGCCGTTCTGGATGGGCCACCCGACCGGCTTGATGGGCTATCGACAAACCGCGTACCAGGAAATTCCGCGCACGGGGTTGCCGCCGCTGTTCGCGGATCAGGCCGGCTATGACCGCTATGTGGCGCGGATGGTGCAGTCCGGCACCATCGAGAACGCCAGCTTCCTGTGGTGGGCGATTCGCCCTTCCCTCGCCTTCCCCACCCTGGAATTGCGCGTACCCGACTGCTGCACCCATGCCGATGACGCACTCGCCATCGCCCAGCTGTTCCGCTGCCTGGTGCGCTATCTCGAACGTAACCCGCAACGGCATGCCGGGCTGGATGCCGGGGTGCAGGCGATCATCGCGGAGAACCTGTGGCGGGCGCAGCGCCATGGCTACAACGCCGGCCTGATTGATTTGGCCTCGGGCAAGCTGGTGTCGGTGCGCGAAATGCTGCGCAACACCCAAGGCGCAGTGGAAGACGATATCGATGCGCTGCAAGCCGCGCCCGCCTTCGAGCGCCTGTGGCAAATCCTGGAGGAAGGGACCAGCGCTCATCACCAGTTGGCGATCTACAACGAGCGCCTGCGCGCGGGAGATGGCCGCCTGGATGCGCTGCAAGCGGTGGTGGATTGGCTGGGTGAAGCGAGCATCGCCGGCACATCCGCTACCGCGCCAAGACCTGATCAATAG
- a CDS encoding DMT family transporter, which yields MQERETSSALLDPEAAPNDATVAPVAPSRLPVTGFLLAALGAIAFSGKAIIVKLGYRYGVDAITLLALRMLVAFPFFLLMGLWASRRAASLARGDVPKILALGFFGYYLASFLDFAGLAYITATLERLILYLTPTLVLLINLWVFGKRASRLQWSALLVSYVGVLLAFGHDWQPGGTNIAIGGALVFGSALAYAIYLVGSGEMVRRVGAVRLTAYASSVASVLCIGQFLLLRPAATLLQLPHEVWSLSLLNGTLCTVLPVLMVMMAVSRIGSALAAQIGMLGPVSTIILSLLLLGEPMGPWQVLGTVLVMVGVFVVSRQRTA from the coding sequence ATGCAGGAGCGCGAAACGTCCAGCGCGCTGCTGGACCCGGAGGCCGCACCCAACGACGCGACCGTCGCGCCGGTGGCGCCGTCCCGGCTGCCGGTCACCGGTTTCCTGCTGGCGGCGCTGGGTGCCATTGCCTTTTCCGGCAAGGCCATCATCGTGAAGCTGGGTTATCGGTACGGCGTGGACGCGATCACCTTGCTGGCCTTGCGCATGCTGGTGGCGTTTCCGTTCTTCCTGCTGATGGGGTTGTGGGCGTCGCGACGCGCGGCGTCGCTGGCGCGCGGCGATGTGCCGAAGATTCTCGCGCTCGGCTTCTTTGGCTACTACCTGGCCAGCTTCCTGGATTTCGCTGGGCTGGCCTACATCACCGCCACGCTGGAGCGGCTGATCCTGTATCTCACCCCCACCCTGGTGCTGCTGATCAACCTGTGGGTGTTCGGCAAGCGCGCCAGCCGCCTGCAATGGTCGGCGCTGCTGGTGAGCTACGTGGGTGTGCTGCTGGCGTTCGGCCACGACTGGCAACCGGGCGGCACCAACATCGCCATCGGTGGCGCGCTGGTATTCGGCAGCGCGCTGGCCTACGCGATCTATCTGGTCGGCAGCGGCGAGATGGTGCGCCGGGTCGGCGCGGTGCGCTTGACCGCGTATGCCAGCAGCGTGGCCAGCGTGCTGTGCATCGGCCAGTTCCTGCTGCTGCGTCCTGCCGCCACACTGCTGCAACTGCCACACGAAGTCTGGTCGCTGTCCCTGCTCAATGGCACCTTGTGCACGGTCTTGCCCGTGCTGATGGTGATGATGGCGGTCTCGCGCATCGGCTCGGCGCTGGCGGCGCAGATCGGCATGCTGGGTCCAGTCTCCACGATCATCCTGAGCCTGTTGCTGCTGGGTGAGCCGATGGGACCCTGGCAAGTGCTGGGCACGGTGCTGGTGATGGTGGGAGTGTTCGTGGTGTCGCGGCAGCGCACGGCGTGA